One window from the genome of Fusobacteriaceae bacterium encodes:
- a CDS encoding glycerophosphodiester phosphodiesterase: MKIFAHRGYSGRYPENTMLAFEKAADTRCDGIELDVQLTKDGEVVIIHDERVDRTTDGAGFVRDLTLAEIQKLNAAKRGLSMEKPAAYAFQSVPSFEEYCAWAAGQALVTNIELKTSVYYYRGIEEKTLALVTKYGLENRVLFSSFNHLSVMKIRELAPGIPCGALTDGEGIGQAGAYCDNFGLAYYHPDVRKLTEEVVDECRRWKIGVNVWTVNRKKQVEKLSAWGCEGVITNYPAEVMGWVALKE; encoded by the coding sequence ATGAAAATTTTCGCCCATAGAGGGTATAGCGGGCGCTATCCCGAAAATACCATGCTCGCCTTTGAGAAGGCGGCGGATACGCGCTGCGACGGCATTGAGCTGGACGTCCAGCTCACAAAGGACGGGGAAGTGGTGATCATCCACGACGAGCGGGTGGACCGGACCACGGACGGCGCGGGATTCGTGCGCGATCTGACCTTGGCGGAAATCCAAAAGCTGAACGCGGCCAAGAGGGGCCTGAGCATGGAAAAACCGGCTGCCTACGCCTTCCAGTCCGTCCCCTCCTTTGAGGAATATTGCGCGTGGGCGGCGGGGCAGGCTCTCGTGACCAATATCGAGCTCAAAACCAGCGTGTACTATTATCGGGGCATCGAGGAAAAGACCCTGGCCTTAGTGACAAAATACGGCCTCGAAAACCGCGTGCTCTTCTCGTCCTTCAACCATTTGTCGGTGATGAAAATAAGGGAGCTGGCCCCCGGTATTCCCTGCGGCGCACTGACCGACGGCGAAGGGATCGGGCAGGCGGGCGCCTACTGCGACAATTTCGGCCTCGCGTACTATCATCCCGACGTCCGGAAGCTGACGGAAGAAGTCGTGGACGAGTGTCGCCGCTGGAAGATCGGCGTCAACGTCTGGACCGTAAACCGCAAAAAGCAGGTAGAAAAATTGTCGGCCTGGGGCTGTGAGGGCGTCATCACCAACTATCCGGCCGAGGTTATGGGGTGGGTGGCTTTAAAAGAATAA